From Macadamia integrifolia cultivar HAES 741 unplaced genomic scaffold, SCU_Mint_v3 scaffold_185A, whole genome shotgun sequence, the proteins below share one genomic window:
- the LOC122071060 gene encoding protein LEAD-SENSITIVE 1-like, producing MGLLSNRIDRGSLKPGDHIYSWRSYVYAHHGIYVGNDKVIHFTRGQGQEVGTGTVLDALLLSSLPARYQLCSTCFTCPQLAEGDGVVSSCLDCFLAGGVLYRFEYGVNPVLFLAKARGGTCTTAVSDPDDIVVDRATYLLNNGFRSYNVFESNCEDFAIYCKTSLLVVEQGAIGHSGQATSIIGGSVSAILATPLCLLTTNVYGIVATGIGLYCRIRYATDIGMRKEVEKVAVEDLSKFLPRK from the exons ATGGGGCTGCTCTCCAACAG GATCGACAGAGGCAGCTTAAAACCAGGCGATCACATCTATTCATGGAGGTCTTATGTTTACGCCCATCACG GCATCTATGTTGGAAATGATAAGGTAATCCATTTCACCAGAGGACAAGGTCAAGAAGTCGGGACTGGAACTGTGCTGGATGCGCTTCTATTAAGCTCCTTACCAGCCCGATATCAGCTCTGCTCCACCTGCTTCACTTGCCCACAACTAGCAGAAGGTGATGGAGTCGTCTCTTCCTGTCTAGATTGTTTTCTCGCTGGTGGGGTCCTGTACCGTTTCGAGTATGGTGTCAATCCTGTTCTCTTTCTAGCAAAAGCACGGGGTGGAACATGCACCACTGCTGTCTCAGACCCAGATGATATTGTAGTCGACCGAGCAACCTACCTGCTTAACAATGGCTTTCGGAGTTATAATGTTTTCGAGAGCAACTGTGAAGATTTTGCAATTTACTGTAAGACCAGTCTGCTTGTTGTTGAACAAGGAGCAATTGGCCATAGTGGTCAAGCAACATCAATAATAGGTGGGTCCGTCTCTGCCATCTTGGCAACACCATTGTGCCTTCTTACCACCAATGTGTATGGGATAGTAGCAACAGGGATCGGGCTCTACTGTCGAATCCGGTATGCTACAGATATTGGCATGAGGAAGGAAGTGGAGAAGGTAGCAGTGGAAGATCTCAGTAAGTTTCTACCAAGAAAATAA